The Raphanus sativus cultivar WK10039 chromosome 2, ASM80110v3, whole genome shotgun sequence DNA segment AGTTCAATAACCATGATTTCACCATACTATCGCATCTAGACCAAATACGAAAAGTAGGATCCGATGTATCTGGACGAGTTAAAGTCCAATATACAAATCATATCTTATTCTTTGCATCTAAAGCGATTTTCATAGCAGCATTCCAATCATATTAGTTCAAACCATCCAATCGGAGAGAGATCAATTGTAAACCTGGATGATCATATATGTGCATAAAGAGAGGAGATTGAGTTGGATCCATCGAATCGGGAACATTCACAGCTCGCGAGGTGCCGATGTTGGGATCTGCAACTATTAGAGGAGATTTAGGAGGTGGATCATCGTTATCGGTGTATCGAATCGTACGGCGAGAGATCCGAGCAGATTTTCGCGGAAGTTTCTTCAAGGATACCATCATAGAGGAGAGGAATCAATAAGCAAACACGAATCAAGCTCTATAAATGGAGAAATCAATCGAAAATAGCTCAGATgactctgataccatattacgATTCATGGTCGAGAGAAAGAAGATAAGAAAAGTTTGttagaaatgaaaaatatattttttcattagtTTGAAACTCTGTACAAAGTAACATTTATATACAAACTGTCACTAAACCAAAATTGTGGTAAACCGGCAAAAGGAAACTGAATTTAACCAAATAATAAAACTCAATACGGACCATGCCGGAGACAAAACCGAAACAAGTCGGAATCcatagaaaaaacaaaagaagaaacaacAACCAGAGTTAACCGGAGATAAACCGATCCACATATGTACAAGATCGgatcaaaaaaaacaaaagaagaagattataTGGTTGCCGATGGCGAGGAGGCCGCCGGCCACCAGAACACAAGCAACTTTTGCGAAAACTTTCTAGAGAGATGTGAGAGTAAAtgcttttgatatatttttctattaactAACAAATGGTGACTAACACAAGTAACTAAACTCGAAAttattaacaaagaaaaaaactaaactcgaataaaagacataaattaaaatgattttttgtcaaaaaaaagaacatagaGAAAACCAAAGTGAATTGgtttaaaacccaaaaaaatgatGAAATTAGCAAACTAGATACAGTATGATATGACAAGTTTGCTCTCTATCAACTAAGGTCAAGGTGAGATTTAGAGTATTCACTTAGggtataaattttgtatataaactgTAATTTCTCTAAAACCAAATGTATTCTTATTCTTAGCTTATGACTCAACGACGCGTGTCCCTCATATAATCACCTCCACTCTCGTTACActcactcatatatatatacgcaCTAAACATCATCCAGAATGTAAAAtcacaagaaagaaaatataaaacaaaatggGCTACGAAAGACTCGGACCATCCAAACCAAGTGGTTCGGTCGCAGCCACCACAGCTCCTGCTCCGAACGTGAACCAAGTCTCCACGTCAACACAACCGGAGAATACTACTAACGGGAGAAGAAAGAAGCTTCTAGTGTCGTCAATCGTCGTAGCTTTCGCACTTATCCTCGCCGCCGCGATTTTCGCCGGAGTCCGATCAAATGTCAACTCTTCCCAAGACGTCCCAGGCCTAGCTCGGAAACCAAGCCAAGAAATCTCAAAAGCCTGCGAGCCGACTCGTTTCCCCGAGCTATGCGTTGACTCGCTCATGGACTTCCCCGGCTCACTCGCCGCCTCCTCCGCCAGAGATCTGATCCACGTGACGGTGAACATGACGTTACACCACTTCAGCCACGCGCTCTACTCATCTTCCTCCTTCTCCTTCCTCGACATGCCACCGCGTGTCCGCTCCGCCTACGACTCATGCCTCGAGCTGTTAGATGACTCCGTGGACGCGCTCTCACGCGCTCTCTACTCCGTCGTCTCCGTCTCAACCGGTCAAACGAAGCCTCAAGACGTGATGACGTGGCTGAGCTCGGCTCTTACGAACCACGACACGTGCGTGGAAGGGTTCGATGGTGTTGGCGGCGACGGTGGAGTGAAGGATCAGATGACAGATGCGTTAAAGAATCTCTCGGAGCTCGTTAGCAACTGCTTAGCGATATTCGCAGCGAACGGTGACGGAGACGGGAATGACTTCGCTGGAGTGCCGATACAGAACAAGAGGAGGCTGTTAGAAGCAGGAGATGAGAACTTGAAGTTCCCGAGATGGACCAAGAGAAGAGAGCGTGAGATCTTGGAAATGCCGGTGACTCAGATACAAGCTGATATCATCGTCTCCAAAGACGGCAACGGCACGTGCAAAACTATATCGGAAGCTATAAAGAAAGCTCCTCAGTACAGTAGCCGCCGGATTATTATTTACGTCAAAGCCGGAAGGTAAATATACGTTTTTATCCTTGCCTTTTCGAAAATTTCTCGATGTCTGTGTAATTTTACGTCAGTGAAAATGATGAAAGTGACCTCTTATAGTTGTACGGAAAAGCGTTAATAATTGCGTTACATCTCAGTGAATCTTTTGTGTTATTTTCGGAAGGTACGAAGAGAACAACCTCAAGGTCGGtaggaaaaaaattaatttgatgtTCGTTGGAGATGGGAAGGGTAAAACTGTTATTTCTGGAGGGAAGAGTATATTTGACAATGTCACCACTTTCCACACCGCTTCGTTTGGTAAGTTTTCATTCCCTTGCTACCCCtttttcactttttaaaaatagtacTGCAAAATGACAAATGGTAAGTTCGTGTTTAGAGAAAAAAGACAAATAGTTAAAAGTaacaaaaaatacaattaaaCAAATTACAAAGAATTACAAAGAATTATAGATTGAGACTTTTATATTTTGGGGGTCGAAGATCAGAAGATCTTTGTGGCgctaaaactaaataaaaaaaaaactaaaggaTCCTTTAGTAGTAATCACAGTAAAATCATGAAAAGAGTTTAGTGGCGGTCAacatttttgatataatttttagcaaaacaaaaaaaaaacatttttgatataattctttaaaaaaaacatttatgataTAATTGTATTGTTTCCCTAttgaaatacatatatttatatatatgtctcttgaaataaaaagaaatgtatataaaaagaggaaggaaaaaaagaaagaaatagtaAGGAAAGTTCTTGGAATCAGAAACTGTAAAGGGGGCCAGAGCTAGCTGTGTAGATTGCGAAGTGATAGGTTCAGAGTGTCCGACAGATTCTCTTAAAGCGAGAACCGTTTACAAAATTAGTTGTCTTTTAccacttgtttttatttttgaatggATTATGGTATGGATCGATCACTAAAGAAAGTTAGTTTTAAGtactgttacaaaaaaaaagagagttagtTTTAAGTAAATTGTACGTACTAACCAGTAAACAAAGCCATAGCGtaaacattaatttttaaacttttttttgtcttagtCATCTTTTcaacagaatttttttttttttttaacacattaCTTCGTACCGCTCTCCGTTCCAACTAGGGctggacgttcggatacccattcggatttcggttcagtccattcggatttcgggttttcgggttttcggggtcaaagatttcagccccattcggatatttctaaatttcggttcgggttcggttcggatctttgcgggttcggttcgggttcggataacccatttaaaatgtttttaaattttcaaaattcaatatatactttaaattttcaaaatctataagaaagataatatattacatataaattttcataacatatatgtcaaaataccttaatttaacatataaattggttttctttgaatatttggataaataatcaatagatatttaactatttttggtattttcagtatactttagctattttaaacatttacttttgactatttgcatatattttccgagtattttggaaaacttaaaggtatcttatatatttttaatattttaatatacattatatataaaaataatgtatatatttaagtatataaatttatttcggatacattcgggtacccaaaatacttcggttcggatcgggttcggtttcggttctttaaataccgaaattttgaacccgttcggatatttaatcaatttcggttcgggttcggtgctactttttcgaatcgagttcggttcggtttttcagGTTCGGattatttgcccagccctagttcCAACATATTTCTACCATTGCGCAGAGCCACAGACTAACTTTAAATTTCTGCCAACATTTTTTCTCACTCACGGTAGTTGAGACCTAATTTGTGTACTTATAAGTTCTTTGGTACATTTACTTGTTTGTTGTTTTAGAGAAGATCAGGACATCTTCGTAGATCTTTAAAATCAATCTCAATACAAATTATATCACGTTACTCAAAAACAAATccatttggtttttagtttgaaACCTATTTTCCATATTTAAATTTGATCAGTTTTTTTATGCTTCGTAGTTCAGTTACTGTTTTTTATAGGATTTTTAGTACGATAATGAAGTTTTGGTTAGG contains these protein-coding regions:
- the LOC108843290 gene encoding probable pectinesterase/pectinesterase inhibitor 34, producing MGYERLGPSKPSGSVAATTAPAPNVNQVSTSTQPENTTNGRRKKLLVSSIVVAFALILAAAIFAGVRSNVNSSQDVPGLARKPSQEISKACEPTRFPELCVDSLMDFPGSLAASSARDLIHVTVNMTLHHFSHALYSSSSFSFLDMPPRVRSAYDSCLELLDDSVDALSRALYSVVSVSTGQTKPQDVMTWLSSALTNHDTCVEGFDGVGGDGGVKDQMTDALKNLSELVSNCLAIFAANGDGDGNDFAGVPIQNKRRLLEAGDENLKFPRWTKRREREILEMPVTQIQADIIVSKDGNGTCKTISEAIKKAPQYSSRRIIIYVKAGRYEENNLKVGRKKINLMFVGDGKGKTVISGGKSIFDNVTTFHTASFAASGAGFIARDITFENWAGPAKHQAVALRIGADHAVIYRCNIIGYQDTLYVHSNRQFFRECDIYGTVDFIFGNAAVVLQNCSIYARKPMDLQKNTITAQNRKDPNQNTGISIHASRVLATPDLQAANGTIQTYLGRPWKLFSRTVYMLSYIGSHVHTRGWLEWNTTFALDTLYYGEYLNTGPGSNLSQRVNWPGYRVINSTAEANRFTVTEFIYGSSWLPSTGVSFLAGLNI